The following is a genomic window from Candidatus Latescibacterota bacterium.
AAGATCCTCGACGCCACCTGCCCGCTGGTCCACGAGATCCACCAGGTCGCGCGCGAGATGGCGAGCGAGGGCTACCGGCTCATCGTGATCGGCGATCACGGGCACGACGAGGTGGTGGGCATCACCGGCCAGGTGGAGGACGCCATCGTGCTGGCCGGGCCGGCGGAGGTCGCCGAGCGCGTGCCGCCGCGGCTGCGCAAGGCCGGCGTGGTGGTGCAGTCCACGCAGAACATCGAGAACGTCCAGAAGATCCTGTTCGAGCTCCTGCCGCGCGTGCGGGAGCTGCGCTACGTGGACACGATCTGCGGCCCCACCAAGACCCATCAGCGGGACATCCGCGACCTGCCCGGCCGCTGCGACGTCATGGTGATCGTGGGCTCCTTCACGAGCGCCAACACCTGCCGCCTCACGGAGATTTCCCGCGGCAAGAATCCCAGCAGCTACCAGGTGGAGGACGCCTCCGGCCTCGACCCGGCCTGGTTCGGGGACGCGAAGGTGATCGGCGTGAGCGCCGGCGCGTCCACGCCGGACTGGATCATCGACGAGGTCGTCCAGGCGCTGGAGGCCCTGCCCGAAGCCTGACC
Proteins encoded in this region:
- the ispH gene encoding 4-hydroxy-3-methylbut-2-enyl diphosphate reductase, which encodes MPREIIVARSAGQCFGVKRAFNIAMEAAQDEDAVVMLGDIVHNEHVVERIDQAGVKVVRDLEKTDGKGTLLVRAHGAAPDVYSRARERGFKILDATCPLVHEIHQVAREMASEGYRLIVIGDHGHDEVVGITGQVEDAIVLAGPAEVAERVPPRLRKAGVVVQSTQNIENVQKILFELLPRVRELRYVDTICGPTKTHQRDIRDLPGRCDVMVIVGSFTSANTCRLTEISRGKNPSSYQVEDASGLDPAWFGDAKVIGVSAGASTPDWIIDEVVQALEALPEA